In the genome of Vicia villosa cultivar HV-30 ecotype Madison, WI linkage group LG7, Vvil1.0, whole genome shotgun sequence, one region contains:
- the LOC131619095 gene encoding uncharacterized protein LOC131619095 has protein sequence MEVVFRGRAQEARYAKLAERQMDLTRYPHHPTMERESSPETPQDYEHLDDDMYVAKQDSECDTPPGYYEYGHILEDDHVPEYEPMPEDEPIPEYEPLPEDELIPEYEPETPTGSQEIQSEDMTDVEPEQQQPTASAESVAPRNAPPRIEHAPNQNTHG, from the exons atggaagttgtgttccgtggtagagcgCAAGAAGCGAGATATGCTAAGCTAGCTGAGAGGCAAATGGATTTGACTCGCTATCCTCACCACCCGACTATGGAAAG AGAGTCATCTCCAGAAACACCACAAGATTATGAACATTTAGATGATGACATGTATGTAGCAAAACAAGACTCTGAATgtgacactcctcctggatactatgaatATGGACATATACTCGAAGATGATCATGTGCCTGAATATGAACCTATGCCTGAAGACGAACCCATTCCTGAATATGAGCCTCTACCTGAAGACGAACTCattcctgagtatgagcctgagactcctacTGGTTCACAAGAAATTCAATCTGAAGACATGACTGACGTCGAGCCTGAACAACAACAACCTACTGCATCCGCTGAATCAGTGGCCCCAAGAAATGCTCCTCCAAGGATCGAGCATGCTCCTAATCAGAACACGCATGGGTAA
- the LOC131620597 gene encoding uncharacterized protein LOC131620597, translating into MIEDYSLEGCIVSHARSAEAKEEFTVVYFPHWIEFLVHPNVSFSSKGKLAKNMRVKKSNPQGTGRNCVGGYLQILGEANDLTWSMSKVHWDGECIASWVNHWQIQPLDDPIPGRLKHRIPKLRPRRSNPSKKAPTLETSSNTEDVIPESNTGDVIPIPESNTGNGIPNPESNTGDRITESESNTRDGITKSNTRDGDGITKSNTGDGDGITESESNSGDGI; encoded by the exons ATGATAGAAGATTACAGTTTGGAAGGATGTATTGTATCCCATGCAAGGAGTGCAGAAGCTAAAGAGGAGTTTACAGTCGTATACTTTCCGCATTGGATAGAGTTTTTAGTGCATCCGAATGTTTCATTTAGCTCAAAGGGGAAACTTGCTAAAAACATGAGGGTTAAGAAGTCAAATCCCCAAGGTACCGGCCGTAATTGTGTAGGCGGTTATTTGCAAATTCTTGGCGAAGCAAATGACCTTACATGGTCAATGTCAAAG GTTCATTGGGATGGCGAATGCATCGCATCGTGGGTCAACCATTGGCAGATCCAACCACTCGATGATCCGATTCCGGGAAGATTGAAGCATCGCATACCCAAACTTCGCCCTCGCAGATCAAACCCTTCGAAAAAAGCTCCAACACTGGAAACTTCATCCAACACTGAAGATGTGATCCCTGAATCTAACACTGGAGATGTGATCCCGATCCCTGAATCTAACACTGGAAATGGGATCCCTAACCCTGAATCCAACACTGGAGATAGGATCACTGAATCTGAATCCAACACTAGAGATGGGATCACTAAATCCAACACTAGAGATGGAGATGGGATCACTAAATCCAACACTGGAGATGGAGATGGGATCACTGAATCTGAATCCAACAGTGGAGATGGGATTTAA